The Endozoicomonas montiporae CL-33 genome contains a region encoding:
- a CDS encoding alkene reductase, protein MPAPLFSSIALGKHSLQNRIVLPPMTRSRATQPGNVANEMMARYYAQRASAGLIVAEGTQISELGQGYAWTPGIYSQEQIAGWQRVTRAVHDKGGVIFAQLWHVGRVTHPDNIGGQQPVSASAIKAENVKVFIDNGTDEPGFVDVVTPRAMTKDDIKQVVEQYRQAALNAVEAGFDGIELHGANGYLVNQFIDSESNARTDEYGGNLQNRLRFLNEVVGAMVEAIGADKVGIRFAPLTTLNGTVDANPQETYTAAAELMNKHGIAYLHIAEADWDDAPLMSVNFKQALRKAFNGVMIYAGKYSPEKASAAIRDGWADMVGFGRPFVANPDLPARIKNGWEWATHNPETLFGGGEAGLTDYPFYEQKLGHETVSDDVSLTSCTSAKATLFDALKHGNFALDNRVAMAPMTRSRTDQPGDVPNAMMATYYQQRASAGLIISEGAPVSSVGRGYSMTPGIYTEAQIKGWKLTTDAVHQKGGKIFIQLWHVGRRSHSSIAGEAPVSASAIKEPDQVFGPLPEGGFGMIETEMPRAMTEDDIQSTINDFVQAAKNSIEAGFDGVEIHGAHGYLIDQFMRIQSNHRTDQYGGSQENRMRFMLEVVKALVDAIGGDKVAIRLSPFVTEGYQEADPEIVELTLKAIEALAPLNLAYLHFSENISNYQEVPDSFRKAVRNVYPNPIMVAGKYTKDSGQAILAKGYADLVAFGQPFITNPDFFYRIQHDIDLTPVDYEAHSTFYGGDEKGYIDYPFAEQLLQA, encoded by the coding sequence ATGCCAGCACCTTTGTTTTCTTCCATTGCCTTAGGAAAACACTCACTGCAAAACCGCATTGTTCTGCCACCAATGACTCGTTCCCGGGCTACCCAGCCGGGTAACGTGGCTAACGAGATGATGGCCCGATATTACGCACAGCGGGCTTCTGCCGGTTTGATTGTGGCTGAGGGAACCCAGATTTCTGAACTGGGTCAGGGTTATGCCTGGACACCCGGCATTTACAGTCAGGAGCAAATAGCAGGCTGGCAAAGAGTGACCCGTGCAGTACACGACAAAGGCGGTGTTATCTTTGCCCAGCTCTGGCACGTAGGGCGAGTGACACATCCGGATAATATTGGTGGTCAGCAGCCGGTCTCGGCTTCAGCCATTAAAGCCGAAAACGTTAAAGTCTTTATCGATAACGGGACCGATGAACCGGGCTTTGTGGATGTAGTGACGCCAAGAGCCATGACAAAGGACGATATTAAACAGGTCGTTGAACAGTATCGTCAGGCGGCGCTGAACGCCGTGGAGGCGGGGTTTGATGGTATTGAACTGCATGGCGCCAACGGTTATCTGGTGAATCAGTTCATTGATTCTGAATCTAATGCCCGTACTGATGAATACGGCGGCAATCTGCAAAACCGTCTGCGCTTTCTGAACGAGGTGGTTGGTGCAATGGTGGAAGCAATTGGCGCAGATAAGGTTGGGATTCGTTTTGCGCCTCTGACCACTCTCAACGGCACTGTCGATGCCAACCCGCAAGAAACTTATACCGCTGCGGCCGAATTGATGAATAAGCATGGCATTGCTTATCTGCATATTGCTGAGGCAGACTGGGATGATGCACCACTGATGTCGGTTAATTTCAAACAGGCACTGCGTAAGGCATTTAATGGAGTGATGATTTACGCTGGCAAATATTCCCCTGAAAAAGCATCAGCAGCTATCCGGGACGGTTGGGCTGACATGGTTGGTTTTGGTCGTCCGTTTGTTGCCAACCCTGACCTGCCTGCACGTATCAAGAATGGTTGGGAGTGGGCGACACATAATCCCGAAACATTGTTTGGTGGCGGAGAAGCAGGGCTGACGGATTATCCCTTTTATGAGCAGAAGTTGGGTCATGAAACTGTTTCAGACGACGTAAGTCTTACCTCTTGCACTTCCGCAAAAGCCACACTGTTTGACGCTCTGAAACATGGCAATTTTGCTCTGGATAACCGGGTTGCCATGGCACCCATGACACGTTCCAGAACCGATCAGCCCGGTGATGTGCCTAACGCCATGATGGCGACGTATTATCAGCAGCGGGCTTCTGCGGGATTGATTATCTCAGAAGGAGCGCCTGTTTCTTCTGTAGGTCGTGGTTACTCCATGACACCGGGTATTTATACCGAAGCGCAGATCAAAGGCTGGAAATTAACGACGGATGCTGTGCATCAAAAAGGTGGAAAAATCTTTATACAGCTCTGGCATGTCGGTCGTCGCTCTCATTCTTCCATCGCTGGTGAAGCACCCGTGTCTGCCTCTGCAATAAAGGAACCTGATCAGGTATTCGGCCCCCTTCCGGAAGGTGGCTTTGGAATGATTGAAACCGAGATGCCACGGGCAATGACCGAAGACGATATTCAGTCAACCATTAACGACTTTGTACAGGCTGCCAAAAATTCGATTGAAGCCGGGTTTGATGGTGTTGAAATACACGGTGCCCATGGTTATCTTATTGATCAGTTTATGCGTATTCAGAGTAATCACCGAACTGACCAGTACGGTGGCAGCCAGGAAAACCGCATGCGCTTTATGCTGGAAGTGGTTAAAGCGTTGGTGGACGCCATTGGTGGCGATAAAGTGGCCATTCGCTTGTCACCCTTTGTGACGGAAGGGTATCAGGAGGCTGATCCTGAAATCGTTGAATTGACGCTGAAAGCGATTGAAGCTCTGGCGCCACTGAATCTGGCGTATTTGCACTTTTCCGAGAATATTTCCAACTATCAGGAAGTGCCGGATTCGTTCAGAAAAGCTGTTCGCAACGTCTACCCGAATCCGATTATGGTGGCGGGGAAATACACCAAAGACAGCGGTCAGGCTATTCTGGCAAAAGGCTATGCGGATCTGGTGGCATTCGGTCAGCCATTTATTACGAATCCGGATTTCTTTTACCGGATTCAACATGACATTGATTTAACCCCTGTCGATTATGAAGCTCATTCAACCTTCTATGGCGGTGATGAGAAAGGTTATATCGATTACCCTTTTGCTGAACAATTGCTTCAGGCATAA
- the rnr gene encoding ribonuclease R, translating to MSKGWKDTDPQAAQEATRYATPIPSRLFIMEFLGQRGAPASHKALCAELKITEPEQREALLFRLKAMIRDGQLHETRKGTFGLLSKMDLIKGRVQGNKDSFGFLIPDDGSEDLYLSWREMRQLFDGDRAVVRETGVDRRGRREGQVIEVLERNTTQLVGRYYEESGSSIVVPENSRIGREILVKPGPVMPSQGQYVLLEIIEQPGRRTQPMGLIKQILGERQDAGMEVDVAVHTHGIPREWPLEVEEQIAAFKPEVAERDKQHRVDLRDTPFVTIDGEDARDFDDAVFCETKKSGGWRLYVAIADVSHYVRPGSALDKEAHNRGTSVYFPGTVIPMLPEVLSNGLCSLNPEVDRLAMVCEMTISARGKISGYKFYEGLIRSHARLTYNQVWSMLDQPLSDEGKEYRQQRKALVPHIEELYNLFKVFKQVRAERGTIDFETVETQIIFGRNRKIDRIVPAVRNDAHKIIEECMLSANVCAARFLEKHGVPGLYRVHEGPTLEKRLNLNMFLGSLGLSVPQGKIKPADLQALLEEVRDRPDFQVIQTMVLRSMSQAVYTSDNQGHFGLAFNAYAHFTSPIRRYPDLLVHRAIRHIVRSSVPSRHVTRVGAKDMNRKTIYPYDDAQVEAMGEHCSTTERRADEATRDAMDWLKCEYMQQHIGMTCKGVVSAVTGFGLFVALEDIFVEGLVHVTSLPGDYYHYDNVHQCLRGERTGRRFGLGDELEIIVSNVNMEDKKVDFELADGAAIKPRKSRNSRKTGSKQPGGKQVASVAKSRAAKKALMEAAKGDEKEKRGGKRRKPPKGKKKAKKAVGKSGSAGNKPKASTGSSPAKPKGRQPRKRKGVQLKVF from the coding sequence ATGTCCAAAGGGTGGAAAGACACCGACCCACAGGCGGCTCAAGAGGCAACCCGCTATGCCACGCCGATTCCCAGCAGATTGTTTATTATGGAGTTCCTTGGTCAGCGGGGAGCCCCTGCCAGTCATAAGGCATTGTGTGCAGAGCTGAAAATCACCGAGCCGGAACAGCGTGAAGCCCTGTTGTTCCGACTCAAGGCAATGATTCGGGACGGTCAGCTGCATGAGACCCGCAAAGGCACTTTCGGGCTGCTGAGTAAAATGGATCTGATCAAAGGTCGGGTTCAGGGCAATAAAGACAGCTTTGGTTTTCTGATTCCCGATGATGGTTCGGAAGACCTGTATCTGTCGTGGCGAGAAATGCGGCAGTTGTTTGATGGTGACCGAGCCGTTGTGCGTGAAACCGGTGTCGATCGTCGTGGTCGGCGCGAAGGGCAGGTGATTGAAGTTCTGGAACGGAATACCACCCAGTTGGTGGGCAGGTATTACGAAGAGTCCGGTTCCAGTATTGTGGTACCTGAGAACTCCCGAATTGGTCGGGAGATTCTCGTTAAACCCGGTCCGGTCATGCCCTCTCAGGGGCAATATGTTCTGTTAGAAATCATCGAACAGCCCGGACGACGCACCCAGCCAATGGGTCTGATCAAACAGATTCTGGGAGAACGTCAGGATGCCGGTATGGAAGTGGATGTTGCCGTTCATACCCATGGTATTCCCAGAGAGTGGCCACTTGAAGTGGAAGAGCAGATTGCTGCTTTTAAACCGGAAGTCGCAGAGCGGGATAAGCAACATCGGGTAGATTTGCGAGACACGCCTTTTGTCACCATTGATGGTGAAGATGCCCGCGACTTTGATGATGCTGTGTTCTGCGAAACCAAGAAGAGTGGCGGCTGGCGTCTTTATGTTGCCATTGCCGACGTGTCTCATTATGTAAGACCCGGTTCTGCTCTGGACAAGGAAGCGCATAATCGCGGCACGTCGGTGTATTTTCCCGGTACAGTGATTCCGATGTTGCCCGAGGTGTTGTCTAACGGCTTATGTTCCCTGAATCCTGAAGTAGACCGGCTGGCCATGGTGTGTGAAATGACCATCAGCGCCAGAGGCAAAATTTCCGGTTACAAGTTTTATGAAGGCCTGATTCGCTCCCATGCCCGCCTGACTTACAATCAGGTCTGGTCCATGCTTGATCAGCCATTGTCGGATGAAGGCAAAGAATATCGCCAACAGCGTAAAGCGCTGGTTCCTCATATTGAAGAACTGTACAACCTGTTCAAAGTGTTCAAGCAGGTGCGGGCCGAACGCGGCACGATCGATTTTGAAACCGTTGAAACCCAGATCATTTTTGGGCGTAACCGCAAGATCGACAGAATCGTACCTGCCGTTCGTAACGATGCGCACAAAATCATTGAAGAATGCATGTTGAGTGCCAACGTGTGTGCTGCCCGTTTTCTGGAAAAACACGGTGTTCCGGGGTTATACCGGGTTCACGAAGGACCGACGCTGGAAAAACGACTGAACCTGAATATGTTTCTGGGCAGTCTTGGTTTGTCGGTGCCACAGGGGAAAATCAAACCGGCTGATTTACAGGCTTTGCTGGAAGAAGTCAGAGACCGGCCAGATTTTCAGGTAATCCAGACCATGGTGTTGCGTTCCATGAGTCAGGCGGTTTACACATCCGATAATCAGGGTCACTTTGGTCTGGCGTTTAACGCCTATGCCCACTTTACTTCCCCGATTCGCCGCTATCCGGATTTGCTGGTGCATCGTGCGATTCGTCATATTGTTCGTTCATCCGTTCCCAGTCGTCATGTTACCCGTGTGGGTGCGAAGGATATGAACCGCAAGACGATTTACCCTTATGACGATGCCCAGGTCGAGGCCATGGGGGAACACTGCTCAACCACCGAACGGCGGGCGGATGAAGCAACCCGGGACGCGATGGACTGGCTGAAGTGTGAATACATGCAGCAGCACATTGGCATGACGTGCAAAGGTGTGGTGTCTGCGGTGACCGGCTTTGGTTTGTTTGTGGCACTGGAAGATATTTTTGTCGAAGGTCTGGTACACGTCACCAGTCTTCCGGGCGATTATTATCATTACGACAATGTTCACCAGTGTTTGCGTGGTGAGCGAACCGGGCGTCGTTTTGGTCTGGGTGACGAGCTGGAGATTATTGTCAGCAACGTCAACATGGAAGACAAGAAGGTTGACTTTGAGCTGGCGGACGGTGCAGCTATAAAACCCCGAAAGAGTCGTAATAGTCGTAAAACCGGTTCAAAACAGCCTGGCGGCAAGCAGGTAGCCAGTGTCGCCAAAAGCCGTGCTGCTAAAAAAGCTTTGATGGAAGCGGCCAAAGGCGATGAAAAGGAAAAAAGGGGTGGCAAGAGACGTAAGCCACCCAAGGGGAAGAAAAAAGCTAAAAAAGCAGTGGGTAAATCCGGTTCTGCCGGAAATAAACCAAAAGCCAGTACCGGTTCATCACCGGCTAAGCCAAAAGGGCGTCAACCGAGGAAGCGTAAAGGGGTGCAATTAAAAGTGTTCTAA